Within Topomyia yanbarensis strain Yona2022 chromosome 2, ASM3024719v1, whole genome shotgun sequence, the genomic segment CCTGCCTTCACCCCGGACGGAGGCTCATTCGTGAATTTGATCGACATCTGCAAGAAGGTGATGGCAAACTGTGGATGAGGTTCGGTGGTAACCCACACGCGGAAATCCGTATGAAACCCTGTTCCAGTTTTTTCCAACTCCATGATCAGCACCATCAGTTCGTTGACATAATCCAACCCCAAATGACAATTCTGCAGTAGCACCCAGGAGCCTTCTTCCAGCGATGTGGCAATGAGCTTTCTGGCGTGGACTTCCTGCCCTTGTCCCATCGAAATAGACCGACATTTGATAGCATTCTTTTTGGCCAGTGCTTCAATGCTTGGTGTTGGATCCGATCCCATCGATAGGAAACAAACAAGCGGAGTTAGCGGTCTACTTTCTTCCAACATAAGATCATAGTTGATAATCACAGGATCGGCGAATCGTTCTCCCAGTGACATCGCTAGATACTTTCTACTTTGCGAAAGCGTTCGATCCGGACACCATGCTCGAATTAGGAGCAACTTTCGGAAGGCGTCCATATTTTGGTAACCATCTGGAATGACGTCTTCTTCGGGTGCTTCCTTCGAAAACCAATTCTTCCATCCCTTTTCGTTGCTCTGTACGTGATCGATAATTTCGCTGAATTGGTGTAGTGATGATAGCTGTACCAGGTTTAACCATGCGGTGTCGACGATCCATTTGTACGGTTTCTCCGGACAGGTGTTGATATCCAACGCAGCGCCCCCCTTAATGAATGTTTGGAACTCTTGATGGgtaattttcttcttttccaAATCAATATTCAGTGCCATCAGGAGTACAAATAGGTATTTGTGGACCTCGTACAATCCTCTGCAGATATACTGGAATATGTCGTAAGTCAGGTACTCAATGATGTTGTTAATTCGTCGCGTTGTGACAATGTGTTTATCGGATCGAGCCATTGAAATATCGAAACGCTCTAGGAACTGTACCAGCGAGGTTTGATACATACAGTTCACCATGGACATGCTGCAAATCAAAAAATAGAGCACACTTCCTCTAGTGGCCACCCCCCTATACTCTTCACGAGCTTTGTTTATTTTGATTTCCGTTTCCCGTGCGATCTTCAATTTCTCGCGAACTTCAATTGAGGTTGTCTTGCTGGTGTTCAGCACTACAATCACCGTCACATCGTCCACTAAACTGCCCTGGGTCGTTGACAACTTATGTAGAAGATTGGCCTCAAGTTCCTGCATCTTCCTACGGTTGGCTGTTACGTCTTTTATTAGATTCGTCCTTTCCGATTCCAGTTCTTTTTTCTCAGTTAAAATTACCCGACCGAGTAGCTGGTCTTCCAGACCCTTGATCGTAACggtaaaatcaataatcgaagTTCGAGCTGAGATCTCCGGAGTATATAGCGGATTCGGAAGCTTCGTAGTTATGTACAGACGGAAGCTCGAGTGAACGTCGACTTCTTTGTCACCAATCTTAACCTTGTACGTATTtcccattttaataaaattcttcTCTAAAATGTTATCTAATATCGGATCCAATTCCTCGCCAACGTCCTCGATCATCAGTGGAATTCCCTGCGAAACACAATCCTCCAGATGATTCCTGAAGAATCGGTGCTCAAGTGTTGTAACAATTAGTCCAAATTCCTTTTCTTTCTGTTTGATCCAAATTTTTCCCTGAGACTGTGGATCGATTAGCAAAGGATATCGCGCCGCCTTGGTAACGATAATACCGTTCTGTATCGACAACTCGTCATTTGGCAACCCTTGCAGATTCCACTCACCAATGGTGGCATCATCCGTCAAGTTCTCCATAATACTTATGTTTAGGGAAACCGGAATTTTTCTGGTCTGTAGTTCGCGTTGCCAAGCTCTCTGTAGCACCGTTCGATACTCTTGATTGAATGGGCCAGTGTACGAGAGAAATCCGGTCAAAATCAACACATCTCCTACAAGGCGATCAGTTTCACTTTTAAATTGAGACAACTGCTCCGTCCAACGAACTCTCTCGTCCGCCAACCCGTTAATCAATGCAGAAGCAGCGTCCATTTTATCTTGGCAGACCTTTGCATCATCTAGCACGACTTGTTTTTTCGCCATTGCGTCGTTGAATTCCTTTTGGACCACGGCCAGTTCTGCCTCTTTCGCCAATAGAAGCTGTTCGGCTTCTTCTCGTTGTACGGTTGCCAAATCTAGTTTCTTCTGCTGCCGGGCTAGGTTTGCCTTCAGAGGCAGAACATCTTTGTTTACATCGTAGAATTTTGCCATAGCCGTTGTCCACTGTAGTAAACCTGCCACGTTACCACAAGCGGCTTTCGCTGCCTCAAAAGTATACATGTGATACTTGAAGTATGGAATCATAAGATCTACCGTTTCGGCGTTAATCAGATCGGCCTGATAGCGTACGATCTTGTTTAGGAATCCTGTATCGGCCATTACTTTGAGTGAAGCGTCCCAAGAGGCAAACATAAACTGACGCTCTGGATCTGGTTTGACGGGGGCCATTCGTCTCCGGAACAAAATCAATACAACATCCATGATCAGCGTAATGAGAAATGGTGGCTTGCCGAGTTTCCGGACCGTGGCAATATCTGCGGGTGTAACGGTTTTCAGTGCTGCTTCTGCAGCCTCTAGTGCAGGTCGTGCAGCCTCCAACTTGTCTTCGGCTATAGCCGTTTCGGCCGCGATTTGCTCCACCAAAACATCAGCTTTGTCTTTCACGACCAACACTTCTGCCTTGACGATTTCCGCATCCTTTTGAGATTTCGTAACGGATGACAACACGATCTCGGCTGCCTGAGTTGCCAAAATGATGTCCTTCTCTTTCTCTTCCAACTCAACTCTCAGCACGTCGACGGAGGCGGCAGCCTCAATCAGTTTAACCAGACCAGTTTGCATCCTGCTAGCCATCACAGCAATGTTATCATGTTTATCTTTGTAGATCACTTTATATCCCTCGAGGAAGGAAAGGAACGATTTTGGAGTGACGTGTGCTTGCCGTCGGAACCGTTCAAAGTATTCCACGCAAACCTCGGCTACCTTGTCCTGCACGAAAGCCATTATCTCGATCAGGTCCCGTTTGACTTCCGGCTTGCAAACGATGGTGTAATCCTTGAGGAAGTGATTGGACACGGCAATTAGAGCATCCTCGGGCCAACGCTGGAACCAATCGATCGTACAGCCGGAGATCAGTCCAGGGAACTTTAGTGATCGATTGCGAAACTTTTCGCCTACCTGTGGGAACAGAGACGTCCAGTACAATGGTTTCTTCGTGGCTACTTTTTGGAAGATAACTTACCGGTGAGAAGCACAACACGATGTGTAGATTGGCGCGTGCTCGGGATATGAAGAAATCGTATAAGTTGTCTTGTGTTGGAATGCGTCTGGGAGCTACCTTCTTCATAACCGGGATTAGATCGTTCCTGATTTGATCTGTAAGGATTATGCTCATCGGAACGAACTGTTTCAACTGCATCTGTTTACTTACCTAAGTCATCCTTTGGGAATAGATTGGCGATTTCCCCTGAGCTAAGAACGTTGTTTATGTACTCCAGAAAACCTTCATCTTTGATCTCGTTATCCGTAAAAATAAACGTTATTCCTTGTCCTTCAAAACCTGCCACCCGGTAGAGATACCGCAGATCATCCAATAAATTATTCATATTGTATGATCTAGTCAATGTAATCTGGTAGCATTTGTACCCAGCGATAAACGAGGCTAGTCTGGTTAAACTTTGCTTTCCGGATCCTCCAACTCCCACTAGCAACGCATTCCCTCCCGGCGTACGAATAATCCTGGAAATGATCATCAGGTGTATCAGTGCATCGCGGAAGAACACCAGATCCATCGCTGCTCCGCGAATCTGTTCATTGAACTGCTCCATGAACATTTTCACACGAGCAGTTGTTTCCTCGAAACTGGGAATTTCCTCGTACAGTTTTGGCGGTTCTAAACTAACGTCCTCTCCTTCCTCCCCAGTTGGATCCGGAGCATCGCGCAGAAAGTCGACGAAGAAGGTTTCATCTTCCTGGTAATACTGCACGTCAGATTCGTCTAGCAATTCTTCTGCTAGTTTTTGCATCTTGTCCACAAACCAGGTGCGATCCGGGAAATTGGTGAATCGATCGGCGATGACGCGAGTACATTCGTGGCGCCACAGCTGTGAAAGATTGTTGAGTTTCATTAGAAAGTGATGCAAAACTTATGTTTCTCATGAATTTAGAAACTTACGTTCAAAACCGTTTTAATCGTTTCACACTCCTCCGATTTGATCGTCAACATTCCTTGCCAAATACGGGAGAGATCTCTAAGGTTGAACACATAGTGGAACTTCGCAGGAGTCGGCAACATCTTAGTCTTGGTTGCTTGCCATAACTTTCTTGTGAGCGGGATCAATTTGGGAATGAAACCAACTACGGTCGCGTTGAACCGCGATTCGCAGAAGTAGCCTTCGCCGAGAACTCCGAAAATTTTATCCATCGACTTGTTGCTTGGGATCGCACAGTTGAACACACAAAACTGTCGTTTCAATCTGGGAGGAATATCGTTTCTGCCTCCGCCCGGATGGATCATAGCTGCCAGCAGTTGGATGTCCAGGATCGTTAGGAAGTCACCCGGTTTATCTAGCGAGTAGAATCCAGAGTTCTCCATTAGCTgccgaacgatttcgttggtcaccTGGTCACCCCATTCGTTTACCACCGGCATGTTGATATCGTCGATGAAGATCGACATCCTACGCTGCTGTGGTGGTCCGTAAGTTGTTCCCACTCTCTTCTCAACGTATGATTCGATGATCCGTTGGAACATGTTCGGAGTCGTGGCCGATGAGAAATTGAAACTTTTAGATAAATGGAACTCCGGGTTGTAGTTCAGCATGTACCCTTTGATCATGACCGTTTTGCCCGTACCTTGTTCACCAATCAGGAGTACAGCTTTCGATTGCTTCGCTATGAGATCGATCAGGTACGCCGTTCGAACATTGTCTACGTTTGGCACCAAAATGCTGGAGTACTCCGGAATGCTATCACTTGGGTAGATGTACTCCTCAACCTGAGTGTTCCAGTGCTCCCAGCTACCTTGTGGTGAGACAAGATACTCGAAAATTGTTTCTCCCGGTTGCAGTTTAGGCCACTTCATTTTAGATGGATGTTTAGCAATGAATTCTCCCATCGCTTCTCGATCTTCCAGCTCAAGAACCGCTCCCAAGGACCACATAAGTGAGAATAGGAACAACCGTTCCAAATGTTTATCAGGCAAGTCGATTGAAGCGCTTTCTTCTTTCGGAGTTATCAGACCTTCCAATATGTCGCAACACTGTCGTATGTAAATGGAttccaaaattttcattttcgctGCAAGCTTAGTCTGCACGAAGCTGTGAAGATCATcgtaaattttttggaaatattttctcaaagtGTCTGCAATGTCGAGTGGTTTCGTTTTCAACCAGCCGTTCAGAATGGGTTCCCATTTGAGTACTGATGCACTCATGAAAACCATTCCCATTCGACTAACTGTGGCAGGGGAAGCATTATCTACGTTGTCGGGTTCGAACACCAGTTTCGCATTCGCAGCCATGGTAATACGATCCCCATTAGCCAGTGTTAGAGTTTTGTTGTCATCCAGAACCGAGTTCAGATTTTCAATCCAAACGGCATCAACCGGTCCATCTAGAATAAGCCAAACGTATTCGGTTTTCTTTATTTTCAGTGTTCTACGCCACAAAGTAGAGAAAATTCCATCCGTCCAATCGTTGGTGGATACATCCAGTCGCCCAAACATCTGTGGAGCCGTTATCGCCTTCGGATTCATACGAATTTCTCTATGCGGCATTCCCAGCTCAGTGAAGCTTTTCAGTAGTGTATGGATGCAGCGTGTCTTGCCAGCTCCTGTGGGACCCAGGGTCATCAATCCGTGGCGCACCAGGGATGTCTCATATAGCTGAATCACCTTCAGGTTCCATTCGGGATGATTGACCAAACCCAAAGTCTCCGCGCTGTTGCCGATAGCTCTCTGAAGATCCTTGTAGCTCGAAGTGCTTAGCTTAATCCCCGGGAAAAGATCCTCGATCAACGAAATAAACAGAGGCTCATCTTCATCTACCAGCTTGGATACGTTCATATCGCGTAGAACTCGCATCACAATGGTTTCTTCCGTATCGCTCGGATTCGCCCGTTTCTGTGCACCGAGAGTTCGCAACACCGAGAGGATGTTCCGCAGGCCAAAATCATAGTGAACTTGCTTAGACAGCTGCTCTTCGCACAGTTTGTACAGAGTGAAAAACTTACGAGCTAGGATGACGTTTTCCTTGAAACCACAGCTAGCCAGTTTGACACGCATGATGATTTGTCGATCGGGTACCATCATTGCTACCGAACTGAAACATGCTTGTAGTTAGTTATGTAATTCGGATATGGAGTTAATGTGCTTTACCGAAACATAATCTTGAGATTCTCCGGTAGTTCTTGCCGTCCAGCGTATCCGGGATTCATGGTAATGAACAGTCCGAATTCGGGGTTGAGGGTCACCCTATCACCATCACTAAAGATAAACTCcgtctttttttcttttctagCAGACAGAACAATACTAGAAGAAGATTTGTCATAAGTCaaacatatttgtttttgttaaactTCATTACAGCTACTCACTATATCTGTTGTGCGGCAACCGACAGTACCGGAAGTTCGATTCGGTTGAACTCATCGAAGCAGCCCCACGATCCGGACTGAGCCAATCCCTTATAAATTCGTCCCAACCCTCGGAAGTCCATCTGGTCCGAGCAGTTGAAAACGACAACCAGCTTGCCAAGGGCACGTCCCATGTCCTTGGTTGTTTCCGTCTTACCGGTTCCTGCAGGTCCCGCCGGAGCGCCTCCCATTGACATACCGATAGCTTGGGCCAGTGTGATATAGCATCGATCCGTCAACGGTGTGATCGCCAAACGCTCTGTCACACCCAAGTATTCGTTCTGGTATATAAAGTCGacatcggtgattttaacgatCACATCGTCCGTTTCTTCGATGTAGTAGAACCGTGCCTGCTTTTGCCATTCGAAATCAAGATGTGTCCGTATCTTGTATCTCACCAGATCATCGAAAATGTCCCTCTGGTGAACGTGGATCGTCACCATGGTTTCGAAACGAATGCGTTCCAATTTCGTCAGATCTTTCACAGTTAACTCAATCAAACTATTCAGCAAATCCAAGAAACGTTGATTGGTTTTTCGCATTACATTCTTGTCAGTGCGGCACTTTCTGAGGGCAATTTCTGCATCCCGGGTCCACAAAAGCTGAACACCGACCAAACCTGCTTGCCCGCAAAAACCTTGGAATCCAGTGATGAAATCGAAATCAGCACTAGCCAAACATTGTGCCATCGTAGCTAGAATATCGCGGATAGTATCCTGCATTTCGGTGAGTAACCGACCTAACCATACTTCTACACCTCCCGTACAGAACACAGGTCGACCCAGTGAAACTTTCTCCTTGTTGTCCGAGAGCAATGATATGATTTTACCGACGGTTTTCTCCTCGAACTCCACTTGCGCTACAGCGTCAAAGATACTCAGCAGGTGACCCTGAATCGAGGTAGGATCTGAACTTTGGCCAAGGATTTCCAACAGCACCGGATCAGAAATAAAGAAGAATCGCGGGAACAACAATCTCTTGGATTCCAAATAGCCGGTCAATGACTTCTGGCACGATTCCAGCTGTCCCAGCAATGCGGTCAGTGTGTACTGCATCGTGTCTTCTCCGGTGCAGCATTCGACCGCGTTAGGGTTATCTCTCGCCCTAAACATGATTCGAACCCAGGTTTTGTCGATACCAGCGAATCGTTTAGCATCTTGCGGAAGTTGTTTGGATATATCTCCACCTACGAAAACAGCTTCCAGGTATATCCACAAGTTCTGCACTTGCAACCACTTTTCCAGTATCTCCCCCGTATTCACCAGTTTGTGCAACCAAACCATTATCTCCTTTTTGAAATGTGCATTGAAGCGATTCGAAGCTAACGAGTTGACGATCATGATGCTGTCTTCTAGCAGCGATATCACCTCGATCGTTTCTCCCGCCTTGATCAGCAATTCACCACGATTTTTGAAGTTGGCGAACTGCAGGTTGACCGCTGACCATTCCGCAATCACCTGTCGCAACTTTGAGTCGATGTCGTTCTCTTTCACCGCTCCTATACAAATGTCTTCAATATCATCCTTATTTTCGAGAAGCGGAGCTTCCATGACATGACCCAAAGTGAAGTCCGAAGATTCTACCTCAAACTTGCAGCCCAAGAGATTCTCCAGCTTCTCCCAATGGCGGTCCTTCATGGCTTCATTACACATCAACTCCAGAAGCGGACAGCTGTCATTAAAATCGTCGATCTTTTTCTTTAGGTCGATATATGCCAACCAGTCTTTCATGCCTTTAGGGAGTTTTCTGCAGCGATTCTGGAAATCTGTCAACTCTGTATTTATTTTCTCAATATCGACATCTGCCCATGGTGTCTCGTAGTACTCGTCAATGCTGCGCATCACTTGCAAGTACAGTGAGTACAGTTTGCTCAGCAGATTGAATTCCTTCTTTCGTTTGTGAAGAATCGGATAGTCATTGACCTTGAGACCCAGAAATGCTTCTCCACTAGCGTACATTTCGAATTTACGCCACAGCTCGTCAAATCTTCCCTGGAACATCAAGACACGATCACTAGCTTCTTTGGCAGAAATGCCTTCTTCCATTGGACCCTTGGTTTCGAATTCGAGATCAAAGTCCGCGATCTCTTCAACGAACTCTGCAACTCCTTCCGCAAGCTCCCGTTGTAGCGGAACTTGAAGAGCTATTATATCATTCTCTACCTTCTCCACTTTTTTGCCCATCGACTTGAAGCTATCTCGTAATCCGTAAACGTGTTCTATGTCTTCTTTGGTAGTTCCCAAATCAAAGTCTGCTAGTGTTTTATACGTCGACTCAATAAAACCAAGATCTACGTCAACGAAGGTAAAGTTGTCCTGCACAATCTGCAAACACTCCATAGCCATTTTGATGTCGTCCAGGTCTTTCAGAGTTCTCTTCAATGTTGTATCATGTTTTGTGATGAAGTCTGTTATTTCTGTTATTCGCTTCGTGTAGAATtccaaaaatttaattaaaacagCTTTGATCACCTGTCCCGACTGTATCACTATGGGCCCGACTTGAGTAACGAATTCAATCAAGGataaatcattttgaatcttCTCAAACAGGGCCGGTTTTTCTTCCAGCGGAACGGCGAATATGTCGTTCTTCCACAAGTATTCGTATTTGTTGTACATTTCTCTAAGTTCCAAATCGACGTCAGGTTGCACTAGCAGCAATCCACCGTCAAATTCGTGAATCACCCGGGACACTTCCTTGTGTCCCGAGATTGTCTTGAACCACGACCGTTCGTGCCGTACCTCATCCAGTACCGGACGTCGTAGCTTACGGGATTCGGTTTTTGTCTGTCTACCCCAGGTTGCCACAGCGTAAAATGTTTCCACCACATTCATGATTACACGCTGGAAGCTGTACTGTATCTCGTCCAACGAGGGTATGATGACGCATGCGTCTTCCTGTAGTTCCATATCGGTCACGAGAAGTGGGCTGATCTCTCGCATAGCGGCTGCCTTGTTCATCTGGAGGCTGTTAAGATGAAGAAGGTTGTTGAACGCATTTTTACGTAAAAGTTTGGAAATGGAACATACTTCACTAGCTTAATTCGTGATCTTAGCTTCTCCAGGGATGTCTTCACCATTCGCACAAAGATAGCAATGATCCGATGGTTAAAGTAGGCAAACAGCTCCATACAGTCAATGTGAAGCAGGGTGACGTCGTAGTTCAGCCCCGCGTAGTCTTGGAATACTGGAAAATCGATTAAGTTAAATTTTGTTAACATTACACTCTAGCAAAATCTTACGAGCTTTTTGGTGGGCTTCCGGAGATGGGTATGCCAGTGCTTTGTAGATTTTGTCAAAGCTGATCCAATCGTATTTGTCAATTGGCAGAGCTTCCTCACGGCGGCGGTTCTCATTATTGTGCTCTGCCAGAGGAAGTTGAAATTTGCGATTTCCTCTTTCGTCGAATTCCGCT encodes:
- the LOC131684050 gene encoding dynein axonemal heavy chain 8 yields the protein MFEADGIRSVLVFYGMYDAPGMDSGRYNPKHKRQQSMQTLITSGTGEKVTTLCTGAYRHTNARTIEMKSLGEEIYFLAIAIPENASIIFTLTSLSENVLKPALDSIKDYGFCTDLQKSYFFHGVETFIKFLKSTEKDIFERIMFAVDHDLYKGFLLTAVQIEESSHDRDKVYAAERSFARWMRQMQFALTQGDQIRRDPYDVGPLHELEYWRSMLTKYTSIAEFIESRPFLNYQHCLKLSRSKLLKKWHVMDNEITCKLNESRENVKYISSIERFWDPLYRCDPEEVAINIPSLLTIIRQVYKTSSFYNTSDRITGLLSKVTNQIIMNCQQYMTCRRKKTIYDQNKKDVLTKIRICKDLDMVYRFHYYKTINDMEESPDETPWDCSDMYIFGKMDTFNVRLDKIQNIMELHLKYQIIDQVGISGTETFSSRIKKAYDEIASKTYDPLVHRQHQFDYDYDIFLKEIEAAEIGLQKLVKEMLAVIPTIESRLLVLNRFEKLQLDCLCLDRRYLDIAVMLEKQIFEIKDYYNENRANPPIVWCVPNSVGRIMWARFLFRKMDDTIKVIKTRGCVIQHKKAQLCVKYYNYLCEVLLHYEMLHHRAWWDFVEQAIENLEAPIYSKNFDTNWLQVNFHPFLRQTIKETETVLKWGLAAPEFAVLLVLQKDNLYNAFERVKDLMVRNNRIRLSIPTIFLPLMRTMLIKLEEAFLPGLTTVTWMSLNLKDYLNQLEQVIKTAEIFVKDVNDIREARIEDILYSFANTDLLVLPVEAVAPASFMEMNIKYRQSIEKYLEKKSQAMEKATIELINRFVESIDVAEFDERGNRKFQLPLAEHNNENRRREEALPIDKYDWISFDKIYKALAYPSPEAHQKALFQDYAGLNYDVTLLHIDCMELFAYFNHRIIAIFVRMVKTSLEKLRSRIKLVNLQMNKAAAMREISPLLVTDMELQEDACVIIPSLDEIQYSFQRVIMNVVETFYAVATWGRQTKTESRKLRRPVLDEVRHERSWFKTISGHKEVSRVIHEFDGGLLLVQPDVDLELREMYNKYEYLWKNDIFAVPLEEKPALFEKIQNDLSLIEFVTQVGPIVIQSGQVIKAVLIKFLEFYTKRITEITDFITKHDTTLKRTLKDLDDIKMAMECLQIVQDNFTFVDVDLGFIESTYKTLADFDLGTTKEDIEHVYGLRDSFKSMGKKVEKVENDIIALQVPLQRELAEGVAEFVEEIADFDLEFETKGPMEEGISAKEASDRVLMFQGRFDELWRKFEMYASGEAFLGLKVNDYPILHKRKKEFNLLSKLYSLYLQVMRSIDEYYETPWADVDIEKINTELTDFQNRCRKLPKGMKDWLAYIDLKKKIDDFNDSCPLLELMCNEAMKDRHWEKLENLLGCKFEVESSDFTLGHVMEAPLLENKDDIEDICIGAVKENDIDSKLRQVIAEWSAVNLQFANFKNRGELLIKAGETIEVISLLEDSIMIVNSLASNRFNAHFKKEIMVWLHKLVNTGEILEKWLQVQNLWIYLEAVFVGGDISKQLPQDAKRFAGIDKTWVRIMFRARDNPNAVECCTGEDTMQYTLTALLGQLESCQKSLTGYLESKRLLFPRFFFISDPVLLEILGQSSDPTSIQGHLLSIFDAVAQVEFEEKTVGKIISLLSDNKEKVSLGRPVFCTGGVEVWLGRLLTEMQDTIRDILATMAQCLASADFDFITGFQGFCGQAGLVGVQLLWTRDAEIALRKCRTDKNVMRKTNQRFLDLLNSLIELTVKDLTKLERIRFETMVTIHVHQRDIFDDLVRYKIRTHLDFEWQKQARFYYIEETDDVIVKITDVDFIYQNEYLGVTERLAITPLTDRCYITLAQAIGMSMGGAPAGPAGTGKTETTKDMGRALGKLVVVFNCSDQMDFRGLGRIYKGLAQSGSWGCFDEFNRIELPVLSVAAQQIYIVLSARKEKKTEFIFSDGDRVTLNPEFGLFITMNPGYAGRQELPENLKIMFRSVAMMVPDRQIIMRVKLASCGFKENVILARKFFTLYKLCEEQLSKQVHYDFGLRNILSVLRTLGAQKRANPSDTEETIVMRVLRDMNVSKLVDEDEPLFISLIEDLFPGIKLSTSSYKDLQRAIGNSAETLGLVNHPEWNLKVIQLYETSLVRHGLMTLGPTGAGKTRCIHTLLKSFTELGMPHREIRMNPKAITAPQMFGRLDVSTNDWTDGIFSTLWRRTLKIKKTEYVWLILDGPVDAVWIENLNSVLDDNKTLTLANGDRITMAANAKLVFEPDNVDNASPATVSRMGMVFMSASVLKWEPILNGWLKTKPLDIADTLRKYFQKIYDDLHSFVQTKLAAKMKILESIYIRQCCDILEGLITPKEESASIDLPDKHLERLFLFSLMWSLGAVLELEDREAMGEFIAKHPSKMKWPKLQPGETIFEYLVSPQGSWEHWNTQVEEYIYPSDSIPEYSSILVPNVDNVRTAYLIDLIAKQSKAVLLIGEQGTGKTVMIKGYMLNYNPEFHLSKSFNFSSATTPNMFQRIIESYVEKRVGTTYGPPQQRRMSIFIDDINMPVVNEWGDQVTNEIVRQLMENSGFYSLDKPGDFLTILDIQLLAAMIHPGGGRNDIPPRLKRQFCVFNCAIPSNKSMDKIFGVLGEGYFCESRFNATVVGFIPKLIPLTRKLWQATKTKMLPTPAKFHYVFNLRDLSRIWQGMLTIKSEECETIKTVLNLWRHECTRVIADRFTNFPDRTWFVDKMQKLAEELLDESDVQYYQEDETFFVDFLRDAPDPTGEEGEDVSLEPPKLYEEIPSFEETTARVKMFMEQFNEQIRGAAMDLVFFRDALIHLMIISRIIRTPGGNALLVGVGGSGKQSLTRLASFIAGYKCYQITLTRSYNMNNLLDDLRYLYRVAGFEGQGITFIFTDNEIKDEGFLEYINNVLSSGEIANLFPKDDLDQIRNDLIPVMKKVAPRRIPTQDNLYDFFISRARANLHIVLCFSPVGEKFRNRSLKFPGLISGCTIDWFQRWPEDALIAVSNHFLKDYTIVCKPEVKRDLIEIMAFVQDKVAEVCVEYFERFRRQAHVTPKSFLSFLEGYKVIYKDKHDNIAVMASRMQTGLVKLIEAAASVDVLRVELEEKEKDIILATQAAEIVLSSVTKSQKDAEIVKAEVLVVKDKADVLVEQIAAETAIAEDKLEAARPALEAAEAALKTVTPADIATVRKLGKPPFLITLIMDVVLILFRRRMAPVKPDPERQFMFASWDASLKVMADTGFLNKIVRYQADLINAETVDLMIPYFKYHMYTFEAAKAACGNVAGLLQWTTAMAKFYDVNKDVLPLKANLARQQKKLDLATVQREEAEQLLLAKEAELAVVQKEFNDAMAKKQVVLDDAKVCQDKMDAASALINGLADERVRWTEQLSQFKSETDRLVGDVLILTGFLSYTGPFNQEYRTVLQRAWQRELQTRKIPVSLNISIMENLTDDATIGEWNLQGLPNDELSIQNGIIVTKAARYPLLIDPQSQGKIWIKQKEKEFGLIVTTLEHRFFRNHLEDCVSQGIPLMIEDVGEELDPILDNILEKNFIKMGNTYKVKIGDKEVDVHSSFRLYITTKLPNPLYTPEISARTSIIDFTVTIKGLEDQLLGRVILTEKKELESERTNLIKDVTANRRKMQELEANLLHKLSTTQGSLVDDVTVIVVLNTSKTTSIEVREKLKIARETEIKINKAREEYRGVATRGSVLYFLICSMSMVNCMYQTSLVQFLERFDISMARSDKHIVTTRRINNIIEYLTYDIFQYICRGLYEVHKYLFVLLMALNIDLEKKKITHQEFQTFIKGGAALDINTCPEKPYKWIVDTAWLNLVQLSSLHQFSEIIDHVQSNEKGWKNWFSKEAPEEDVIPDGYQNMDAFRKLLLIRAWCPDRTLSQSRKYLAMSLGERFADPVIINYDLMLEESRPLTPLVCFLSMGSDPTPSIEALAKKNAIKCRSISMGQGQEVHARKLIATSLEEGSWVLLQNCHLGLDYVNELMVLIMELEKTGTGFHTDFRVWVTTEPHPQFAITFLQMSIKFTNEPPSGVKAGLKRTYGSMTIEMFEYSESQFYVPLIFAISFLHTVVQERRKFGPLGWNIPYEFNSADWLASCMFVQNHLDDLDPKRGISWKTVRYMLGEVQYGGRVTDDYDKRLLNTFAKVWFSDMMFLDEFRFFREYRIMKYKSIEEYMEAIEQMSLIDPPQVYGLHANADITYQSNTTKEILDTIVSIQPKESSGGGGETREATVARLVHDMMSKVPILYDPYAVKERLKIMGHLSSMNIFLRQEIDRIQRIILLVRTTLKDLLLAIDGIIIMNEQLRDALDNIYDARVPEVWKRGSWESASLGFWFTELIERNNQFCTWCFKGRPNMFWMTGFFNPQGFLTAMRQEVARAHKGWALDVVTLHNDVTKLATEECKQPPNEGVFVYGLYLDGAGWDRRNNRLQESINKVLYTAMPVVHIYAINSTAAKDPKLYECPVYKKANRTDLNYITPLWLPTLKSPDHWILRGVALLCDIK